Proteins found in one Passer domesticus isolate bPasDom1 chromosome 16, bPasDom1.hap1, whole genome shotgun sequence genomic segment:
- the CEBPB gene encoding CCAAT/enhancer-binding protein beta, with product MQRLVAWDAACLPIQPPAFKSMEVANFYYEADCLAALNKLHPRAAGGRSMTELTVGDHERAIDFSPYLEPLASQPPPPAAAAGGNFEPPCSSSAGQDFLSDLFAEDYKGSGGSKKPDYAYISLARHSHPCASQSHKPGGLPGCFPPQIVETKVEPVFETLDSCKGPRKEEGGAGPGPGGMSSPYGSTVRSYLGYQSVPSGSSGNLSTSSSSSPPGTPNPSESSKSAAAGGGYSAAPAGKNKPKKCVDKHSDEYKLRRERNNIAVRKSRDKAKMRNLETQHKVLELTAENERLQKKVEQLSRELSTLRNLFKQLPDPLLASSPRC from the coding sequence ATGCAACGCCTGGTGGCCTGGGACGCAGCATGCCTCCCCATCCAGCCGCCCGCCTTTAAATCCATGGAAGTGGCTAATTTCTATTACGAGGCGGACTGTCTGGCTGCTCTCAACAAGCTGCACCCGCGGGCGGCCGGGGGCCGCTCCATGACCGAGCTCACCGTCGGGGACCACGAGCGAGCCATCGACTTCAGCCCGTACCTGGAGCCCTTGGCGTCGCAGCCGCCGCCTCCCGCGGCAGCAGCAGGGGGCAACTTTGAGCCTCCGtgcagcagcagcgccggcCAAGATTTCCTTTCCGATCTCTTCGCCGAGGACTATaaaggcagcggcggcagcaaGAAGCCCGACTACGCCTACATCAGCCTCGCCCGGCACAGCCACCCGTGCGCCAGCCAGAGCCACAAGCCGGGGGGGCTGCCGGGCTGCTTCCCGCCCCAGATCGTGGAAACCAAAGTGGAGCCGGTCTTCGAGACCCTGGACTCTTGCAAAGGGCCCCGTAAGGAAGAagggggcgcggggccgggacCGGGGGGCATGTCCTCGCCCTACGGCAGCACCGTGCGCTCCTACCTGGGTTACCAGTCGGTGCCGAGCGGCAGCAGCGGGAACCtgtccacctcctcctcctccagccccccCGGCACCCCCAACCCCTCCGAGTCCTCCAAGTCCGCCGCCGCCGGCGGGGGCTACTCCGCCGCCCCGGCGGGCAAGAACAAGCCCAAGAAGTGCGTGGACAAGCACAGCGACGAGTACAAGCTCCGCCGGGAGAGGAACAACATCGCGGTGCGCAAGAGCCGCGACAAAGCCAAAATGCGCAACCTGGAGACGCAGCACAAAGTCTTGGAACTGACGGCCGAGAACGAGCGGCTGCAGAAGAAGGTGGAGCAGCTCTCCCGGGAGCTGAGCACCCTCAGGAACTTGTTCAAACAGCTGCCCGACCCCCTGCTCGCCTCCTCGCCGCGCTGCTGA